In Candidatus Dependentiae bacterium, the DNA window CAAAAAAAGACAAGAATTGAAAGTAACAATAATAAAACCGTAAAACATGATGAAGAAAAAATTGGACGCAACGATCCATGTCCATGCGGATCCGGCAAAAAATATAAAAAATGCTGCGGTCAATAAAATTATTTTAAAATAAAAGAGCCTCAAAAATTTGAGGCTCTTTTTATTTGCATTAGACAATTTATTTGTAGTTATTTTTTGGACATTTACAAACTTTACATTTACAATTTTTACACTTTTTTCCACAAACATTGCATTTTGCATTCTTATTACATTTTTTCTTTTCAATTCTTGTCTTTTTTTGTTTTTTATTTCGTTTTTGTTCTTTTGTCATTTTTTTATTTTTTTTAGGCTGAACCTGCTCTTTTTTTGCCGGTTCATTTTTCTTTTCAGATTTTTTACCACATCCAACCTGAAGACCAAGCCCTAAAATAATAAAAGCAAAAAGCAAAAAGTTTTTTGATTTAAACATTTACATCTCTCCCGTAAAATAACCTAAAACTAATACCAAAACTTTTTTTAATTTAATTTTTTTGTAAAATATAAGTCAATTAAAAAAAATAATCACACTTAATATTTATTGACATTAAGATTTAAGATAAGCATATTCATAAAGAATTAATAACCCATAATTCTAAGGGGTCATTATGAAATCAAAATATATTACACTGATTATGCTATTTGTCTTTTTAACTTTCAAAACTTTTTCTATGAATCTCGAAAATTCCCAAGATATAAACTTATCTAAAAATTTTTATTTACTTATGAGCGAGATTAATAAAGAAATATCTTATAATTGCAAATCTTTTAATAACGTCAATTCTTATCTACTTGATATAATTCAAGTATTAAAAAATATAGATACTGAAAAAGATTC includes these proteins:
- a CDS encoding SEC-C domain-containing protein, which translates into the protein QKKTRIESNNNKTVKHDEEKIGRNDPCPCGSGKKYKKCCGQ